The following is a genomic window from Euwallacea similis isolate ESF13 chromosome 4, ESF131.1, whole genome shotgun sequence.
tgatcacaatcacaaattaaaatttcaagttcaAATTGCTCTTGCATGTGCTAAGCAGCTTATGGTCGCCCTTGGGAGTTCTCAACTGGGGACTATTCAGCTGATTTCTGTAAGCACGAGAAGGGGTTTTACTTTCCAGGTTTTCATTCATAGAGGGCATCATAAAGCGGGAAGACTTTTGCTGAAAGTCCACAAATGTGCTGTTGGCTTCTTTATTTGACAGGTCTTTCTGCAAtgtttgagaaaaaatgtagTTATTACCCAGGACATGCAGAGGTTTATGGTAAATGATTTTGTTATAAGAAGCTCATGCTATAGTTAATTACAAGTGATAAACAATGTAATAAACATGAAAGGGAAAGCATTTCGGGCTTAGTTCCGGGCAGGTTTTTGACCTAGTTTTGTCTAGCCTCCCACAAGTCACATTCTATTGAATATCTTACATTTAAAGAAACCCATCCAATTATTTAATGGGAGGAAAAAGGATGAAATAAACAAGAAACTGTCATGCTGCTTTTAGATCCGGATTCCGTTCACTCGTGCACTGACTTTGCCCCATATTAAAGCGATACTCAAACGTAAGATAAAATACCGTACTAACCCTCCTCAATAGGCAAATAAAGAGGACTGAGCGCCACCGCACATTTCTGTAAAAGAAGCAATGAGAACTCTATCATGTACATTTAACAACAGGTCGATTGCCGAAGGATTAGTACGCATGTAAACACTAAGAGTACgtttcatatatttatatagGCAGTAAGGTATAAACACTATATTTACCTCGAATGACGAATATGTGGTGTTTTGGGTTTGATTGGCATCACAATTCCGTTTCGCAACGGCGATCCGGCCTGAGCGTCTGCGTTTGCTGCTCTCGATGGATGCGCGCGATTTACGCTTCTGCGATCCCAACGGAAGCGTCGCCAACGTTACTTTGATCTTCGGAATCGTTTTCGGGGTCCTCCCTGAAAgacaaaattacaatttattcGAACGCATGTTGCAAACATCAATTATAATGAAGAGATAAAGAAATCTGATCGTGCGACACGCAACAAAATAATTGTGTGTAATGTTCGGGTCGTGAAGCTGTGTGAGGTGAAGAAAATAACTGTTAACACATGGGCGGCAGTTACGCGACAGTGTTAAGAAACCCTCTTGCGGGTtatgtatgttattttttctccTACCATGGATCATCTaccaaatcaaatttaaatttttgcctgAGCAGGACTTGAACCCATGTTATTAGAGCAGGAGCCGATGTTACTTTTTCGTTGCAGATATACACACAATCATTTATAGTTGCTAACTAGGGGACGCTTTTGATATTTGATGACATTTTGGTGAATGCGATTGTCGAAATCAACATATTTTGACTATTTTGGAGTCACGTAGCGAAGTCATTAGCCATGAAAGAAGGCAGGGagtaaaacatatttatgatAAATAGAACTATTGAATAATCTAGATGGGAACTCTCAAACGTGGTTGATGCACCCCCGTACAGATCGAACTTTGAGCTGGCCAAATTTCAATCGATAAGATTCGTTAAGAGAAGAAGCCAAAGAActtgaaaaagtttaataaattattaacattaatgACAACTAACCATATCATATTAGTAATTTTAGATGTGCTCAAAAAGAGATAAATGTTCTTGACTTTGGTCGTAAATTAAAGCGATAACAAAGGGATGAGTAACAACGAGGTGATTCATTCTTGCACTTCATGAACTACATAAATTGatcatctttaattattaTCGATAACAGCGTTAAATCGTGTTAAATTAGACCGCAGCTGGCCCAAGGCCGAGCAAAATCCACTTCAGAACCGAAAACAACAGTCAACATAGTACATCGTGTACCACAGTAACACCACTTGTGCCTTCTCCCAACTACCATCAAACTCGAAAATGCATcagatattatatttattactgAATGTACTAGTATTTTTAAACAACCAAAAGACACTGGCAATGCCATCAGACTTCGACGCCCTATGTTGCCCATTGGACCCAGACGAAGACCTTACGGTTCCCCAAATAATTAGACGTCACGGCTACCCTTCGCAGAGTCATGTGGTCGAAACTGAGGACGGTTATTTGCTGACAGTGCACAGAATCCCCGGTGACAAAAGTGGTACCTCAGGGGGGCAGGCAGTTTATTTGCAGCACGGTCTTTTGGGCAGTAGCGCCGACTGGGTCTTGAACGGCAACAATACCTTCGGTAAGCACTTTTTTGAAGCTTTAAAAACGCTGCTAAGCTTAATTGCAGCCTTCTATTTGGCCGATAACGGCTATGACGTATGGCTGGGCAACGTTAGGGGAAATATCTACTCTAGAGCACACGTATCTTTGCCAATCAGCAGTAATCAATTCTGGAATTTCAGTTGGCATGAAATTGCCACTAAAGATTTGCCTGCGGTGCTATACCACATTAGCAACACCACTGGCAAGTACTTAAGCCAAAATTTTATCAGCACGTTGTTGATTGGATCTTAACCCTTTAAAATCTAACAGGAAAAGCTGGGGATATAATCTACATCGGCCATTCAATGGGGACTACGGTTTCGTTCGTTCTGGCCTCGACTTTGCCTCAAGTAGCCAAAAACCTTAAACTTATAGTAGCTCTAGCGCCCACAGTGTTCATGACACATCTGCGGAGCCCTATAAGATACCTGGCTCCCTTTACCAACAACATTGATTGGTTGGCTAGGTTTCTTGGGGTGAAAGATCTGGCCCCGGCTAATAAGCTATTGGAGCTGCTTTCGTTTGAGTGCGAAAAGAGTTATGGCAAGGCAATATGCAGCAATTTGCTGTTTCTTTTTGCAGGTGAGTTGAAGATTTTACGAGGCAACGTGgagaaattattgaaagaAAGTATGTTTTGAGATTTGGAGACATATTTGGAGTTACTAAGAATTTCTGTTACCATTAGGATTAGTGGTTTCGCGCACTAATTGTGTATTATGAAAATTCCATAATAATACTaacaaatttccattatttttcagGCTTTAATCAGCAAGAATTCAACATGACGATGCTGCCGAAAGTCGCTGCGCACGACCCCGCCGGTGCCTCCACCAAAACCTTAATACATTACGCGCAGGAAATCCGCGACTCCGgcaattttcaacaatacAACTATGGCACCCAAGGAAATCTGATACAGTATGGCACACCCACTCCCCCAAAATACAATCTGAGTAAAGTTAAGAGGCCCATCTACATGGTGTACGCCCAAAACGACATTTTAACCAGCTACATTGATGTACTGAGGCTGTCCAAGAAACTGACGAGTTTGGTGGGCATGTATGAAGTACCAAACCATATTTTCGGACACGTCGACTTTATATTCGGAATCGATGCTTTCGAGTTGGTTTACGAACCAGTAGTGCAGTTTGTAAAGAACTTTACCAATGTTGTTTAATTGATTTAtggcattaaaataaatgaccattttatagttttattaattggAAATTCAACTGCATATTTACGATGCACTTACCAGCTCTACCGGATGGATTTACGGGAGTACTGGCTTTTAAGCGTTTGATATTCTCTGTGTGTGGGGTTCCCAGGATCTTCCTCTTGACTGTGGACGACTGCTGTGGCGTATGCATGCGGCTAGTTGAtggaaacaaatttaaggGGGTCCTTGAAGAGCCGATAGCCGTTTGATCCCGCTGCATTTTGCGGGCGCtcagttttaactttttgcgctattgaatgaaaaaagtttaggtTAGTTGCAGTTTgggtttcacttttttaaggatttgGATTATTACatgatttaaatttcagtAGTGTAtgatgtattaaaattaaatagcatttttaattaaaggttACATAGCCGTTTTAGTCTTAAAATCTGGCTGACATCCCCTGGTTATTTCCAACATAAGCATATTAAATCTCACATTTGTGTAGGAGTAGTTTCAGGTCACTAAACTGATAATTAAACcaataattattgaagaaCTTACATTCTCCCGATCCTCGTGACATTCCCGAATGTATTCCTCTGGAGTTCTACCAAACGTCCTAAACTCCCTTCCATTTTCTCTCAAatatttctcagaaagttGCAATATTTGCTGCTCAAGTTTTGGAATCGATTTCGCCAACTTGTTCCTCTCTTTCTCTTCGAGCAGCAACTTTCCCCCTCTGTTTTTGTATCTGTCACAGGTGCTCCCACTCTCATCTAAAGTAATGCTTCGCTGCCATTGCCTTTCATGTTGGCCCAAGAGGGTCAACAGTTTCTCATTTTGCTCATAGTACCTCTCCCATTTCTCAATTTCAAGCTCATGCAAGTCCATTAGGTCCTCTGTGTAGCAGTCATCTTCGAAGTACTGAAAGCTATTCTGCTCCTCCTGGGAGCAGTGACACTTTTGCCAGATATTTTGTAACTGACCTCGTAGTTTTACCACAAATTGCTATAAAAAtcaatgttaaaaaacaacttcaattttttataacaactTACCTCAATGTTggcctttttaattttctcacaACGTTTCACTTCATGTCTTAAAACTTCTAAAGTCTGCAGAGAATTGCCAGAACAGCGTGACCGGAACTCATCCTGGTCCTTCAAATCTACCTCTAACATCTTCCATAATTCTTCAATTCTGGCCCTGAACTGTGATATTTGTTCAacagttgatttttttatttccatcaTGTGCTTGGAGAAAAGCTCCAATTTCTCCATATTTATAGTTGTGACTTTAAAATTGTCCTCTGCTACTATCATCTGTTCAAATTCATTTCTCGGCTGATATTTAAGTTCTTCAATGATTTCAATCAAGTCATGTCTCAAATAGCAATAACGCTCTTCTCGCTCAAATTTCAAACCCTCCAGACTCTCAACATGCTGATGAAAATGCTCTAGTTGTTCTGCAGTGGGCAGTGGTGGATAGCTCAACTTAATTTCCTCCACTTCCCCTAGTTCTTTTACACAATCAGCCTGCTTTTTTTGCAAAAGCTCAAGTTCTTGTTTTTTGgcatttataattaattcatACCTACATAGAACACCATCATAATCAACTAAATTCTATCACTGTCAGACTTActtattgatttgtttttggaGATTCTGTTGTTCATCAAACAAGCATAACTGATCCTTCCCCACATTGGTGTTAAACGGTTCATGCAGCTCTTTGCAAACATCGTTCAGCCTTACTAGCAGGCTTTCAACATTGTCTACAGTGGCACCCTTGAACCGCAACATATCTTCTATGAGGTCGCACAACACCTCATCTTAAAACTAAGCTTTGAGAACCaattctttgttttatttctctaCCTTACCAATTGTGTGAAGATATGTGTTTTTCCAGCTAATCACATGGTTCTCCTGGGTGCCTGCAATGTCTTTTACAGTTTTGCACCAATAGAGGAAGCCTTTTTTGAAATTGGCCTTgagcattttaaataaatcttgtGCCCATGGCATATCATTGATACTTAAAGAGAAAATACAATTAGATATATTGTGCCTTCCTAAacaaatgcattaaaatatacTTTGACATTAATATTCTAGAGAAACTTCATTGAGAGATTATTTTTGTGAGACCATTTGTCTTGCAACTAATTATACTGTTTGTGACTGAAGTTTGAATAacaaggaactttttttaatttttgaacttttaagtaaaatttcaaaggtttGAAAGTGTTATTGTTTACTTAAATCCAGTCACCCTCGACATTTTAATTGAGGAGCACCTGTTAGAAACAGAAGCAGGTAATGTCATAATTGTAAAAGCTCAGGTAAGTTTCGAAAGTTTGGTACATCTTATCCTAATGATcctaatttattgaaaatattatttatataaacacaGTAATATAAAACATAGTTCTTATCGCACGTTCCTGCTTTTTCcccataacaaaaaaaatcccaaaattcCACTCtctaacataaaattaaaggaaacttACACATCTTCATTGACATTTTCCAGTTGCTCGATCGTTATGGCATTTAGTCTCTGCGAATTATCCAAATCTTCTCCATGTAGAGATTCCCTAATTCTACTTATGTTGctcattttcttttatttatagttCGGTTTTATTTTAGCTCGCATTTAAATGTTAACGAACATGAAATCTTCACGTCTTGGCActttctacttttttaatttgaaatccAACCTACCTAACCGTCATTTCTGACGTGCTAGGGCAGACGTCACTAACAAGACTTCTCATTGCTTGAAAATAATGACGTCATTCCACGGTATTggtcaatttttcaaaacctcCAAAATATCGGATTATTGTTTCCTCTTTTTCTAATCAAACAAAGACGATAAAGGCAACTACTTCTCTAggtaaattcaaaattattttgacgtATATACGTGCggactttgacatttttcctaGAGAAATAAGAGAGAGAATAAAAATACTCCATTTCTCCAAACATCTTTGCACAAAGTTAAAGCAAAATCACCCTTTTAAGAAAGGCAGCTTTCCCGCTCTTCTAGAACCAACTATTCTCCACCCAACTCACTAAATTGTCTTTTAATTCATATATATGGAAATAACAATAAGCTCCGAAGACTCCAGCACAGCTCCACGGATTTTCCATATAAACGATCATATATCCAGTTGTTCAGACAGCCCCAATGCGCGGAGGTGCCCGCTTTGTAAAAAGTTCAAGAGAGCCTTCTATTGCAAAGACTGTCTGCATCAAGGGCTCATCAGCCGAAATAATGAAAGGTGAGTTCAAGTCGAGTCTATAGATTTTCTTAACAAATTAAACAAGTTCAAACATATCAGACAGGATTGTTTATTAAGTGTTGGGCATTTAGTGTTTAAACATTAAACCCAACCATTTTcacattaattttgatattaatattacatattcatattaatattaatgataattgaGCTGAGGAACTCTGGTTAGTGGTTTATTGTACATGCGAATGTTATACCATGTTCATTATATTCTGTTTTGTTACTACTACCTTTGTTATATGACTTGATAGTCTTGGCAATATCCAAGGGGCCTTGGACGAGTTTAGTGCCAACAGACTGAATATGGAAAGAGCCTGTTTGAAGTCCATGGAAAGCAAACTAAAATATGACTCTTTGGTAAGtttttattctgttttttGTACTGTCATGGaattaatacgtttttttGGTTAGTTGTGTAAGGTTCGTCAGGCCagagaaagaaataaaatgatgCGCCTTGCTTTAGAGGAACAAAGGCAGAAAAGACAAACTctaactgaaaaattaaatgaattgaaagacaaaaatgaggtaagtttaaaattggtgtttaGACCACCTCAATTTAAAAGATGACTGTCATAGTATTTTGGTGTATAGGGTGGTCCAAATTTGAAGTTCACTATAATTCTTAGTATCCATAAGCAATAAAAGGTCAGTTAAGTTGTGAAGAAGTTGAACAATGAGCCCTTTGACAAAATGTCTTTTTaagaattacaaaattctatGTAGTTTCAGAGATATAcagaaaaaatggaatttgcaaaataaaataaagttaaggATGTGTCATAAACTCAAAACGTCAGATAGAGGTTCtcttgatatattttataggTGAGAAAATATGTTAACAGTTCATCCTTAGTTTAAAGTTATTCTGCTAAATAGTTTCAATTGGAATTTCCCAATTCTCAAAAAGGAATCTGTTGAGTTACGCATTGCACATCTTTGCCACAATTTAACTGACATTATCTCTTATGGATTTTGAGATTTCCACAATGagcttcaatttttaaaaaattatcatcaatCTGCGTCTCAACTTCAAGTGTCCCTGAACTTGCAGAAAGGTAGTGAAAAGATGAGGCAATACAAGACAAAAAGTGGTTCTTTAGATGATGTTGTCTCGCAGAAACACAATGATGTGGCATTGGTGCATGAAACACTGCTAGAGAAAAatgaagaagtaaaaaaactGGCCCGATTAAGGGTGCAGCAGttgtttaaatatatttttcccaTAAATGAGGTGAAACCTACcatgtaagtttttttttatggtttaaaGAAACTTTGATTGGTATTTATTAATAGGGAGATGGAATCTAGTGGGGATAGTGTTGTTAAAGAACTAGCAGAAGCCTCACAGACTACTTATTTGAAGGACATGTGGGTTTACACTGattattcaaatgaaacacAGTTTTCAGTAGTGGGGCCTTGTCTGCCTGGCAGTGGCAACTATTCCAATTATAACCTCTGGGGTAATACATCTCAACTAATCAAGGTGTCCTAAAATAAGTACTAATTAATACTTATGATGAGACACCTCTACATAACACTAAAACTAACCAGACTTATTTAGCCCAAAACCGAGATGGAATGACTGTTTCGGAGGACACAGATATGACCAAAGTCAATCCTGCTTTCACCATATCGGCGGCTCTCACGCACACTGCTCATCTCGTTAATGTCATCTCATTTTTCCTCAATGTTCGACTTCCATATAAGATGGTTTACAGGTGAGTTTTCAGCAATCCAATACAGTCATTTCTGATAATGTTTCAATGGTTTTTAAAGTGATTTTAGCAGTACCACTCTAAAAGAGTGCCAATTTAACAAAAGAGTTGCTAGGTTAAACGCTAATATTCTACATTTGTGTATATCACAAAAGGTTGATTTAAGCTCATTGAGTCCCACTTTGACAATTCACAATATCTTACAGTTGCGTGACAATGAAAGTGCTGAATTAGGAAGGTAAGAAAAGTGTTTGAGGGTAggctgtttttaaatttgatttagaCAAGGTCCCGTTGAGTTTAATGAGACTCAAGCTAAGGCTTTGGAGAGTTTAATTGCTAATGATCTCAAGTACAAAGACGACTCTGATTCGGACGAGGGAGACTCTTTTACTGTAGAATGGGAGGCTgtaagtaatttatttattgttaggCTAGTGGCTGTCAAATGTGTATAGGTGCCCCATATGCAATGTCCGGAAGCAATGCCAGGACCCGCAATTGTGCAAACTAGTGTCATTAATACTCAGCAAGTTAGTGTTGTTTGTGAAACGAATACAAGGGAGTCTACAAATGTCTGTTTTAGGCCAGCAGTGTGGCAGGGGGCTTAATGAACAGCGCAGTCGCTAGTATGGCCACAATATGGAGAGGTTTCACCGGTCGGTAGTGGAGCTTCCCCAAGTTTtcatacttttattttatattcgatGTTTGACTAGTTTTGTTCAAGAAGATGTTTAATAAAGTTATGtgtgttcatttttttaatagcatAAGATGAAATATATTAGGTAATCACGTATGATTAGGTTTGAAGTAAACCAACaatttttcactaaaatttgtttttttgttccGATTTGCATGTGAGGGTAGTTGGGAGCAATCCGATGTAGAGTTAAAATCAActaggaaaaatatataagcgtaatttttttcacttaagaCACGCCTTGGATGTTCTGAAGTACCTTTGAAGGTGGGGTCCAACAATGAAGGAAATAATTACGGACTGTTGATTTTGGCTCTAAAATAGATTTTGATAAAGACTCTGTGAATCTGTTCAACCACATATAACCCTTTATTAACTAATATTCACTTTAATTCAATAACTTAAATCCTAATATAAACTGAGATCCTTATGCATATTCTGACTGTAAACCTGTACTGTAGAATGAGGATACTTGAACAGCGGGGTTGTTGGGAtcataactttattttttttaaaggtaaattgTTCCATTTCCTCGGGAGagttcccaaaaaaaaactgaaatacgCTGGGTTAACATCTACACATAAAAAATGATGCTAACACGATGCTCAAAACTATAGGTCAATATCAATACTTAATTCATGGTCAATGATGGACAGCAATGTGCTCAAGAATTCGCAATAATGTCCCGACTGACTATCAGTATGAGCTCAGACCCAAGGGCTTCACAGAGCAAGCAAATCTTTCACCCCATAACGTATACAAAGACAGACACTTAATGTTATTggttaattttgattaaaaaaatattcgttaAAATTGAACATACCACATTGATTCCAAAATCAACAACAGCTGGATTGGTTTTGCGCAAATAAAAGtaccattaaaaatacaatctGCCTCCTGAAATTTCGCTTCAGGATTCATTCTTTAATGGGACCTATGCATttcaattatgaaaataactcCCAAGTCCCCAACACATTCGATATAGAAGCGGAACACAATATTATTGTAGGTGAAGGGGTAATAATTTGCACAGCACTGAGACGAAGTGCATCAATATGCACTCATAAAGGCTGCTGATTTTCTTTTGATAGCTTTAGTGTTgaacagaaaaaatatagaagTATGTGGTAGTATGTGAAtcacacaaaaaaaatgtcattatctCAGAAGTTATTGGAAGTAATATACTAGACGATAGTATAGTAATAGTTTATATACTTATACATCTTACAGCATCACAAAAGGTTACAAAACCTTGTTAGTGTCCTGTGGAGACATattaattcctttaaaatgttCCCAGCATCCTCACGTTACAGCACAAACTCTAAATTGCTCAACAACCCACTCACACATCGCTCAATCATACAATCATGTAAGGGTAAATCATGAGCTAAAAACATcactctctctctctctctcgtccTTAGCTCCAACCTCCCTCCTCCTACTTGACTACATCCCTGGCGACGTCAATTTATCCTCGACACATCGGGACTTCATTGTGACGCAAGTGAACGGCTAAGCGCATAATTAGTGCACAACTACAACAAGAACGTCAgtaagaagtttttttttttttgatgtCATGTAATGACGTACCTGACCTTGTCCTCGCCTGAGTGCGAGGGTCCTCCCCGACTCGAGTCCGACGTCACTCTTGGTCGCCGCCGCTAACTGAGGCTGCGGAGTCCACATCGAGGACGTCGCTGTCAGTGACGGCGTCGTTGTCGGCGTCGTCTCGATGGTTGGCGCCGCCCCGCTGTCGTACCCGGAATCGTTTCCGGACGGCCACGTGGTTCTTGCGCCTGTGGAATTTGATGCGGTTTCTTCGCCGCTGCaaagaaaaatccaaatcGCCCTGTATTTTTTCCGCGCAGATTTTTGCAGAATTAACATCATATTTTAGTTAGTTAAACAAAGAGGGGGGAACTTCACTCACACCTTATACGTAAtggaaaatggattttttccttaacaTCAATATTTTCGAGCCAAATTCAACAGGAACTAGATAtctgttttatgttttaacaGGTGCAAGAAAATGCCAATGTTTCCTTTTAACTGGCAAATACGTTGGGTCTAGTAAATGGCAACACAGCACCGTTCATTTGTTCCGATAAATATAATGTGGCCGCTGGGGACcctgaaatgtaaaattgtgACTTCCAGTTCTTACGactttttaaaggatttttcgAATTCTAGGAAGGCAATGATTGAAaagtgataatttatttagcaataaaaaaattggtacaCCTCTACTAACtgatatttgaattattgcGCAAACTCCAAATTACAAATAGCGGCTGCCATTTCTTATTGCAGTAAACTGAATACCCAAACTACTACAAGGACAAATAAGTGAATTTGACCACTTTTAGAAGAAGTGAGGTTATATCATACCATCAAGAAACATCATCAATCATGCATAAGCAAAAAAACACATAAGGGGCATCTTAAAACAAAACTGAACATTGGAAGAGTCTCACAAACACAAAGCCATTTTCCACTACAGCCCCGCAAGGGGGCACCACTTACCCGATTGCGGACGTTAAGCAGGGATTCTCGAGCACCGTCTGAGCCATCGAGCCACTGCTGCCCTAAGTGAAATGTAAACTGATTCAATCGGGCTCGACTATTGCCCCTTTGCAGCCTAACGAACCAAATGTAATGCGAGATGATGATTGCGAAAGCCACCCAATCCCAACATAcgaaaacaaatgaaaaatgacgCGACTAATGAAGCCGAAGAGAAGCTTGAAGCCAGACGAGGTGAGGTTAGTTATCGTATTGACATGCGCAGTTGTTAGATAGAGGGTACTTACAACTTTGCCTTGCCGGATTTGCTGTCTTTGGTAGGCCATGTGTTGTTCATAGtgaattatttcattttgggTAGTCAAGCCGACACTGCGGTAGCGCTTTAATTCGGACAAGCGCTGGCGCAACTCCTGCTCCCTCTCAATGCTAGCTATAAGTCTTTCATGCTCTCCAGAATTCAGAAATTGGGCAAAAGGGCGCATGTGGTCACGAAGCTCTCTATCAAATCAAAACTagacgttttttttaatgcttctTCAATACAATTTAACAACTTGCTTTTGTTCCTTTGGATAAAGGGGCCTTGATGGATCCCTCcgtaaattatcaaaatactTGGCCACCAACTGATAATCTCTGACAATCCTCTTGTGCCTTTGTCGCTCTCTAAGCCTTCTAATATACATATCAACAACTGCCAATTTCAACGCAGCTTCAACATCTGTACATTCCTCTTGATCCCCTGAATGCAGGTCTGCTATTAAATGCTCAGCTTCAGGGTCATActcctgaaatatttgaaactttctcaaataattctgatcattacattaaaaacaaaccCCCTCAAAATCATCTCTATGGGGTTTATAACCTAGTATCTTGGCCTCCTCTAATGTAGCATCTAAAGGAGCAAGCTTTGACAAAGCCAACGACGACAAAGGACCATCATCCTCTATTAAGTCTATAATCAAATTGGGCTTTAGCACATTGCCCCATGTGGCCTTGCCAATATTTCCATCCAAATATCGAGCCGTATATTCCTCTTTGCATTCCTCAGCAGTCCTGGATTCCACATGTTTAGCCACAAGCTCCCAATTGCCGTAAGAATAGAGCTCTGCGGCCTCAAGTAAGCTCAGGTGCTCTCGGCCAGTCCAAGCTCCTCGTCCTCCAAATATACTTACAGAGCCATGGTCCTATGGTTAGATTGACACTTGATTTGATGTATACTAAGCACGTTGAGTACTTACCACGAATCTATATGAATGGTCATTTTTATGGGGGCCTA
Proteins encoded in this region:
- the Ada2b gene encoding transcriptional adapter 2B isoform X2, whose protein sequence is MQISDILPKIVCTYCQEDVSGVRVQCCDCPEFDICLQCFAAGAEIGPHKNDHSYRFVDHGSVSIFGGRGAWTGREHLSLLEAAELYSYGNWELVAKHVESRTAEECKEEYTARYLDGNIGKATWGNVLKPNLIIDLIEDDGPLSSLALSKLAPLDATLEEAKILGYKPHRDDFEGEYDPEAEHLIADLHSGDQEECTDVEAALKLAVVDMYIRRLRERQRHKRIVRDYQLVAKYFDNLRRDPSRPLYPKEQKQLRDHMRPFAQFLNSGEHERLIASIEREQELRQRLSELKRYRSVGLTTQNEIIHYEQHMAYQRQQIRQGKVGSSGSMAQTVLENPCLTSAIGGEETASNSTGARTTWPSGNDSGYDSGAAPTIETTPTTTPSLTATSSMWTPQPQLAAATKSDVGLESGRTLALRRGQGQLCTNYALSRSLASQ
- the Ada2b gene encoding transcriptional adapter 2B isoform X1, which translates into the protein MQISDILPKIVCTYCQEDVSGVRVQCCDCPEFDICLQCFAAGAEIGPHKNDHSYRFVDHGSVSIFGGRGAWTGREHLSLLEAAELYSYGNWELVAKHVESRTAEECKEEYTARYLDGNIGKATWGNVLKPNLIIDLIEDDGPLSSLALSKLAPLDATLEEAKILGYKPHRDDFEGEYDPEAEHLIADLHSGDQEECTDVEAALKLAVVDMYIRRLRERQRHKRIVRDYQLVAKYFDNLRRDPSRPLYPKEQKELRDHMRPFAQFLNSGEHERLIASIEREQELRQRLSELKRYRSVGLTTQNEIIHYEQHMAYQRQQIRQGKVGSSGSMAQTVLENPCLTSAIGGEETASNSTGARTTWPSGNDSGYDSGAAPTIETTPTTTPSLTATSSMWTPQPQLAAATKSDVGLESGRTLALRRGQGQLCTNYALSRSLASQ